A single window of Achromobacter xylosoxidans DNA harbors:
- a CDS encoding TetR/AcrR family transcriptional regulator, which translates to MKRKQSDNQNEATPAPRERVLAAAGELFYNEGIRATGVEAIAARGNTTKMAIYRHFQSKDVLVTEWLRQVIDDYWRALDAIEAAHPDDPRAQIIGWVTYFSDEARAWSHRGCAFINSIAELPDPEHPGRQLIEEHKVRQWRRLASLCERAGLASPEDAASELTFLFEGAQVSAQNRSIRDADRQLRRIVDAVIARQATVGRR; encoded by the coding sequence ATGAAAAGAAAACAGAGCGACAACCAGAACGAGGCCACTCCCGCGCCGCGCGAACGCGTGCTCGCGGCGGCCGGCGAACTGTTCTACAACGAAGGCATCCGGGCGACCGGCGTCGAGGCCATCGCCGCTCGCGGCAACACGACGAAGATGGCGATCTACCGCCATTTCCAATCAAAGGATGTGCTGGTGACCGAATGGCTGCGCCAGGTGATCGACGACTATTGGCGCGCGCTCGATGCCATCGAGGCCGCGCATCCGGACGATCCCCGCGCGCAGATCATTGGATGGGTCACCTATTTTTCGGACGAGGCGCGCGCCTGGTCGCACCGCGGCTGCGCGTTCATCAACTCGATCGCGGAGCTGCCCGATCCGGAACATCCCGGCCGCCAACTGATCGAGGAACACAAGGTGCGGCAATGGCGGCGACTGGCCAGCCTGTGCGAGCGGGCGGGCCTGGCGTCGCCTGAAGACGCGGCGAGCGAACTCACGTTCCTGTTCGAGGGCGCGCAGGTGTCCGCGCAGAACCGCTCAATCCGCGACGCCGACCGGCAGTTGCGGCGGATCGTCGATGCCGTCATCGCACGGCAGGCTACGGTTGGTCGTCGGTGA